In Astyanax mexicanus isolate ESR-SI-001 chromosome 17, AstMex3_surface, whole genome shotgun sequence, a single window of DNA contains:
- the LOC111193958 gene encoding interferon-inducible GTPase 5-like, with product MTSQSSDADEATKASGERTFEKAKKKAQEKIDHLFNISLNIAVTGETGVGKSAFINAYRGLKDDDEGAAETGVTETTAEPTPYNHPTMPNVVLWDLPGVGTPNFKAKTYVKKMQIDRFDFFIIISSVRFKENEIMLAKEIQKRKKKFHFIRSKIDNDIRAEEQKKTFNKEETLSRIRKDCQENLKELGNPPVFLISSWNLSAFDFEKLVSTLNSELPEHKQYALLQSAPVTSVAMLEKKVDMFKKLIWAAAIVSGGIAAVPVPGLSFACDTVTVMTFFTKCFHAFGLDDRSLEKLSERVNKPELKNLKKAPLLKELAASSAVRLGGSAVGEFLCSLVPVAGNIAAATISFTMTRDILQNGLKMLADEARGVLREAGLE from the coding sequence ATGACCAGTCAAAGTTCTGATGCAGATGAAGCAACCAAGGCATCTGGAGAACGGACTTtcgaaaaagcaaagaaaaaggcTCAAGAAAAAATTGACCATttgtttaatatctcacttaACATTGCTGTAACTGGAGAAACCGGGGTGGGAAAGTCAGCTTTCATCAATGCTTACAGAGGTCTgaaagatgatgatgaaggtgcTGCTGAAACTGGAGTTACTGAGACCACTGCTGAACCCACCCCTTACAACCACCCCACAATGCCAAATGTGGTGCTTTGGGACCTGCCTGGAGTTGGAACCCCAAATTTTAAAGCAAAAACATATGTTAAGAAAATGCAGATAGACAGGTTTGATTTCTTCATTATTATCTCTTCGGTAAGATTCAAAGAGAATGAGATCATGCTGGCTAAAGAGatccaaaaaaggaaaaagaagttTCACTTTATTAGATCAAAGATAGACAATGATATTCGAGCAGAAGAACAAAAGAAAACTTTCAATAAAGAGGAAACTCTCTCAAGAATCAGAAAGGATTGTCAGGAAAACCTAAAGGAACTGGGAAATCCTCCTGTGTTCCTCATATCCTCCTGGAATCTTTCTGCATTTGATTTTGAGAAGCTTGTTTCAACTCTGAACTCTGAGCTTCCAGAGCATAAGCAGTACGCTCTACTGCAGTCTGCACCAGTCACTTCAGTGGCTATGCTGGAGAAGAAAGTGGACATGTTTAAGAAGCTCATCTGGGCTGCAGCTATTGTCTCTGGTGGGATTGCAGCAGTACCGGTGCCTGGCCTGTCTTTCGCATGTGATACAGTCACTGTGATGACTTTCTTTACAAAGTGTTTCCATGCATTTGGCCTTGATGACAGATCTCTTGAGAAGCTCTCAGAACGAGTGAACAAGCCAGAACTGAAGAATCTGAAGAAGGCCCCACTTTTGAAGGAACTTGCAGCATCATCAGCAGTCAGACTGGGAGGGTCTGCAGTTGGAGAGTTTCTGTGCAGTTTGGTACCTGTTGCAGGAAATATTGCAGCAGCAACAATCTCCTTCACCATGACACGTGATATCCTTCAAAATGGACTAAAAATGTTAGCAGATGAAGCACGAGGAGTCCTGAGAGAGGCAGGACTGGAGTAA